One genomic segment of Helianthus annuus cultivar XRQ/B chromosome 14, HanXRQr2.0-SUNRISE, whole genome shotgun sequence includes these proteins:
- the LOC110908627 gene encoding UDP-glycosyltransferase 75C1: MAQTQPHFLLITYPAQGHINPALQFAKQLTRLDVKLTFATTVNAYRRMGKASKVPENINFVVYSDGYDDGFKPGSDDANLFLAQFRSEGARCLKETILSCAENGTPVNCLVYTFLLPWAAEVATDCNVPSALLWIQPASVFRVYYYYYSKGYEKLIGEDCNKPSWSVEIPGLPLLKSCDLPSFCLPSNTYDNIVSLFKELLHRLNLIGNPKILVNTFDALEEEAIKEIDGKINMVGVGPLIPSAFLDGMDPLDRSFGGDLFEPSHSHNYLEWMNTKPEGSIVYISFGTLVVWSKKQKEAMAHGLLESKKPFLWVIKDKEGEDAEEEISCMKELKQLGLMVPWCSQLEVLSHPSLGCFVTHCGWNSTLESMACGVPVVAVPNWSDQSTNAKLLEDVWGTGVRVIRDEDGVVEGEEIRRCIEMVLGGHERGETMRMNAKKWKEFARAAMKEGGSSYMNLKAFVEEVGSYTQAGADVA, from the coding sequence ATGGCTCAAACTCAGCCTCACTTCCTCTTGATAACCTATCCAGCCCAAGGACACATCAACCCGGCTCTCCAGTTCGCTAAACAACTCACCCGGTTAGATGTCAAACTCACCTTCGCCACCACCGTCAATGCCTACCGTCGCATGGGCAAAGCTAGCAAGGTTCCCGAGAACATCAACTTTGTGGTTTATTCAGACGGCTATGATGATGGTTTCAAGCCCGGTTCTGATGATGCCAACCTCTTCTTGGCTCAGTTTAGGAGTGAAGGAGCCCGGTGCTTGAAAGAAACCATACTTTCTTGTGCTGAAAATGGCACCCCGGTCAATTGTTTGGTGTACACCTTCCTCCTCCCTTGGGCTGCAGAGGTGGCGACTGATTGTAACGTGCCATCAGCCCTTCTTTGGATCCAACCAGCATCGGTGTTTCgggtgtattattattattattccaaAGGGTATGAAAAACTCATTGGAGAAGATTGCAATAAGCCATCATGGTCCGTTGAAATACCAGGGTTACCATTGCTAAAAAGTTGTGACCTCCCATCATTTTGTCTCCCTTCAAACACTTACGATAACATAGTATCTTTATTTAAGGAACTCCTACATAGGCTGAATTTGATAGGAAACCCTAAAATACTAGTGAATACTTTTGATGCATTGGAAGAAGAAGCCATCAAAGAGATTGATGGCAAGATAAATATGGTCGGTGTAGGGCCGTTGATTCCGTCCGCTTTCTTGGATGGAATGGATCCTTTGGACCGATCTTTTGGTGGAGATTTGTTTGAACCATCACATTCACATAACTATTTGGAATGGATGAACACAAAACCAGAAGGGTCTATTGTTTACATATCTTTTGGTACCCTCGTAGTGTGGTCAAAGAAACAAAAGGAGGCAATGGCTCATGGTTTGTTGGAGAGCAAAAAGCCATTTCTATGGGTGATCAAGGATAAAGAAGGAGAAGATGCAGAAGAGGAAATAAGTTGCATGAAAGAATTGAAACAGTTAGGGTTAATGGTTCCTTGGTGCAGTCAACTAGAGGTGCTTTCACACCCTTCTTTAGGTTGTTTTGTGACACATTGTGGGTGGAATTCGACACTCGAGAGTATGGCTTGTGGGGTTCCGGTGGTGGCAGTTCCGAACTGGTCTGATCAGTCGACGAATGCGAAGCTTCTTGAAGACGTATGGGGGACAGGAGTCAGGGTGATTAGAGATGAAGATGGAGTTGTTGAAGGAGAAGAGATTAGAAGGTGCATTGAAATGGTTCTGGGAGGACATGAAAGAGGAGAAACAATGAGAATGAATGCTAAGAAGTGGAAGGAATTTGCAAGAGCGGCTATGAAAGAAGGTGGATCTTCTTATATGAATCTCAAGGCTTTTGTTGAAGAAGTTGGAAGTTATACTCAAGCAGGGGCGGATGTAGCATGA